A single Inediibacterium massiliense DNA region contains:
- the hemL gene encoding glutamate-1-semialdehyde 2,1-aminomutase — MDFTKSKALFEEAKKFIPGGVNSPVRAFPSVNVDPPFIQRGKGSKIYDVDGNEYIDYVGSWGPLILGHAHPEVMSALKDVMDLGTSYGAPTELETKLSKLVCEAVPSVEMIRMVNSGTEATMSALRLARGYTKRDIIVKFEGNYHGHSDSLLIKAGSGALTFGVPNSPGVPESIAKNTITAKYNDIEGLTDIFEKYGKDIAGVIIEPISGNMGVVPATKEFMDHLRKITIEYGSLLIIDEVMTGFRVSFHCAQSLYDVDPDITTFGKIIGGGLPVGAYGGKREIMEHISPRGDIYQAGTLSGNPLAMTAGYKTLKILKDNPNIYKELEEKSKMLEIGFKENVKKLGVKATFNRVGSMLCMFFTEKEVVDFSSAMTSDTNQFAIYFEEMLKQGIYLAPSQFEATFMSAVHTKEEIQKTIEANYHALKKVIL, encoded by the coding sequence ATGGATTTTACAAAATCAAAAGCTTTATTTGAAGAAGCAAAAAAGTTTATTCCAGGAGGGGTAAATTCACCTGTAAGAGCATTTCCTTCTGTAAATGTAGATCCTCCTTTTATCCAAAGAGGTAAAGGAAGTAAAATATATGATGTAGATGGAAATGAATATATTGATTATGTAGGGTCATGGGGGCCCCTTATCTTAGGACATGCTCATCCTGAAGTTATGAGTGCATTAAAAGATGTTATGGATTTAGGAACAAGCTATGGAGCACCTACAGAGCTTGAAACAAAACTTTCAAAGCTTGTTTGTGAAGCAGTACCATCTGTTGAAATGATAAGAATGGTAAATTCTGGAACTGAAGCAACTATGAGTGCTTTAAGATTAGCAAGAGGATATACAAAAAGAGATATTATTGTTAAATTTGAAGGAAATTATCATGGACATTCAGATAGTTTACTCATAAAAGCAGGATCTGGTGCTTTAACCTTTGGAGTTCCTAATAGCCCTGGAGTTCCAGAATCTATTGCAAAAAATACAATTACTGCAAAATATAATGACATAGAAGGACTTACGGATATATTTGAAAAGTATGGAAAAGATATAGCAGGTGTGATTATTGAGCCCATCTCAGGAAATATGGGAGTAGTTCCTGCTACAAAGGAATTTATGGATCATCTTAGAAAAATTACAATAGAATATGGTTCACTTCTCATTATAGATGAGGTAATGACAGGTTTTAGAGTATCTTTTCATTGTGCTCAAAGCTTATATGATGTAGATCCAGATATTACAACATTTGGAAAAATCATAGGAGGAGGACTTCCTGTAGGAGCTTATGGAGGAAAAAGAGAAATCATGGAGCATATTTCTCCAAGGGGAGATATTTATCAAGCCGGCACTTTGTCTGGAAATCCATTAGCTATGACAGCAGGATATAAGACTTTAAAAATATTAAAAGACAATCCTAATATTTATAAAGAATTAGAAGAAAAGTCTAAAATGTTAGAGATTGGTTTTAAAGAAAATGTAAAAAAATTAGGAGTAAAAGCTACGTTTAATAGAGTAGGGTCTATGCTTTGTATGTTCTTTACTGAAAAAGAAGTGGTAGATTTTTCATCTGCTATGACAAGTGATACAAATCAATTTGCTATTTATTTTGAGGAAATGTTAAAACAAGGAATTTATTTAGCACCTTCTCAATTTGAAGCAACCTTCATGAGTGCAGTTCATACGAAAGAAGAAATACAAAAAACCATTGAAGCAAATTATCATGCACTAAAAAAAGTTATTTTATAG
- the cobJ gene encoding precorrin-3B C(17)-methyltransferase, with translation MHKGKIYVVGLGPGSYEHMSDRAKKAIEDSQVIVGYKTYIDLIKDLLNEKEVIDSGMRKEVERCNITLDEALKGKNVCIISSGDAGIYGMAGIMLEVVHERDEEVEVEVVPGITAANAAASSLGAPIMHDSAVISLSDLLTDWELIKKRIECASMGDFIISIYNPKSKGRIHQIEEAREIMLKYKSPSTPVGIVRNAKREEEEIFITDLEHMLSYPIDMLTVVIIGNQKTYVKNGKMITPRGYTL, from the coding sequence ATGCATAAGGGTAAAATATATGTAGTTGGGTTAGGACCGGGAAGTTATGAACATATGAGTGATAGAGCGAAAAAAGCAATAGAGGATTCGCAAGTAATTGTAGGGTATAAAACTTATATAGATTTAATCAAAGATTTATTAAATGAAAAAGAAGTGATTGACTCTGGAATGAGAAAAGAAGTAGAAAGATGTAATATTACTTTGGATGAAGCTTTAAAAGGAAAAAATGTCTGTATTATCAGCAGTGGAGATGCAGGGATTTATGGAATGGCAGGAATTATGCTAGAAGTAGTTCATGAAAGAGATGAAGAAGTAGAGGTAGAGGTAGTTCCTGGTATTACAGCTGCCAATGCAGCAGCATCTAGTTTAGGAGCTCCTATTATGCATGATTCAGCTGTAATTTCTTTAAGTGATCTACTCACAGATTGGGAATTGATCAAAAAAAGAATTGAATGTGCTTCTATGGGTGATTTTATTATATCTATTTATAATCCTAAAAGTAAAGGAAGAATTCATCAAATAGAAGAAGCAAGAGAAATTATGTTAAAATATAAATCGCCTAGTACTCCTGTTGGAATTGTAAGAAATGCCAAAAGAGAAGAAGAAGAAATTTTCATTACAGATTTAGAACATATGTTGAGTTATCCTATTGATATGCTCACGGTTGTGATTATAGGAAATCAAAAGACATATGTAAAAAATGGAAAAATGATTACACCTAGAGGATATACACTATGA
- the hemB gene encoding porphobilinogen synthase yields MDLISRPRRLRTNKAIRSLVRETVLHVDDLIYPLFVVEGEGIKEEIESLENNYHFSIDMLKDEIKEIVSLGIKGVILFGLPTKKDPYGSEAYSDDGIVQRAIREIKKINKDILVITDVCMCQYTDHGHCGIIQNDYVQNDMTLEYIAKIALSHAKAGADMVAPSDMMDGRIRAIREELDHNGFEEVSIMAYSAKYASAFYGPFRAAAHSTPSFGDRKTYQMDPANTDEAIREVELDIEEGADIVMVKPALSYLDVVRRVKEKFYVPIAAYNVSGEYAMVKAASERGWIDEKGIVLEKLLSMKRAGAGIIITYHAKDAARWLREE; encoded by the coding sequence ATGGATTTAATTTCTAGACCTAGAAGGTTAAGAACAAACAAAGCTATAAGAAGTTTAGTAAGAGAAACAGTACTTCATGTAGATGATTTGATTTATCCTTTATTTGTAGTGGAAGGAGAAGGAATTAAAGAAGAAATTGAAAGCTTAGAAAATAATTATCACTTTTCAATAGATATGTTAAAAGATGAGATCAAAGAGATTGTAAGTCTTGGAATAAAAGGGGTTATTTTATTTGGATTACCAACTAAAAAAGATCCTTATGGAAGTGAAGCTTATAGTGATGACGGAATTGTGCAAAGAGCTATAAGAGAGATAAAAAAAATAAATAAAGATATTCTTGTTATTACAGATGTTTGTATGTGTCAATATACAGACCATGGCCATTGTGGAATCATACAAAATGATTATGTACAAAACGACATGACTTTAGAATATATTGCAAAGATTGCTCTATCTCATGCAAAAGCAGGAGCAGATATGGTAGCACCATCTGATATGATGGATGGAAGAATAAGAGCTATTCGAGAAGAATTAGATCATAATGGATTCGAGGAAGTATCCATTATGGCTTATAGTGCAAAATATGCTTCAGCTTTTTATGGACCTTTTAGAGCTGCGGCTCATTCTACTCCTAGCTTTGGAGATCGAAAAACTTATCAAATGGATCCTGCTAATACGGATGAAGCCATAAGAGAAGTAGAATTAGATATAGAAGAAGGGGCAGATATTGTTATGGTAAAACCTGCACTTTCTTATCTAGATGTAGTAAGAAGAGTAAAAGAAAAATTTTATGTTCCAATCGCGGCTTACAATGTAAGTGGTGAATATGCAATGGTAAAAGCCGCTTCTGAACGAGGATGGATTGATGAAAAAGGAATTGTATTAGAGAAATTATTATCTATGAAAAGAGCAGGAGCAGGGATTATTATTACTTATCATGCAAAAGATGCAGCTAGATGGTTAAGAGAGGAGTGA
- a CDS encoding precorrin-2 dehydrogenase/sirohydrochlorin ferrochelatase family protein, with protein MNKYYPMMLNIYNQPCLVIGGGEVAQRKISSLLSYGANITLISPHITEKLNSLVEEGKIKYIKREYKEGDLKGYFLAYITTNYKKVNELCIKEARKEGVLVNIADHPKECDFFIPAVFHRGDLQVCISTNGKSPMLTKKIKEELKELFPKEYEEFIYVLGEIRKMMIKEVKDIHLRKEIFEKLVYNDVLEKYKNKEIKNIKEALIQLYKENIK; from the coding sequence ATGAATAAATATTATCCTATGATGTTAAATATTTATAATCAACCATGCTTAGTCATAGGAGGAGGAGAAGTTGCCCAAAGAAAAATATCCTCCCTTTTAAGCTATGGTGCAAATATAACATTAATCAGTCCTCATATAACGGAAAAATTAAATAGTCTTGTAGAAGAAGGAAAAATAAAATATATAAAAAGAGAATACAAAGAGGGAGATTTAAAAGGATATTTTTTAGCTTATATTACTACCAACTATAAAAAAGTCAATGAATTATGCATAAAGGAAGCAAGAAAAGAAGGCGTCTTAGTCAATATAGCAGATCATCCAAAAGAATGTGATTTTTTTATACCGGCAGTATTTCATAGAGGAGATCTTCAAGTGTGTATCTCTACCAATGGAAAAAGTCCTATGCTTACTAAGAAAATTAAAGAAGAATTAAAGGAGCTTTTTCCTAAAGAATATGAAGAGTTTATCTATGTATTAGGAGAGATCAGGAAAATGATGATCAAAGAAGTAAAAGATATTCATCTAAGGAAGGAAATTTTTGAAAAATTAGTGTATAATGATGTATTGGAGAAATACAAAAACAAAGAAATTAAAAATATAAAGGAAGCTTTGATTCAACTGTATAAGGAAAATATAAAGTGA
- a CDS encoding cobalt-precorrin-6A reductase — protein MIMILSGTQDGREIVDQLQNLGYPLLVTTATAYGAELIPKNNTSTVIHKKLSKEEMEEIIINKNVKILIDATHPYAVEVSQNAIDVCKKMNICYLRFQRKESLLFQYEEIIDYVSDYEEAADKLNTLNGNILLTTGSKTLEVFTKKIDIDRLFPRVLPVSNVIQKCEDLNIKPSHIIAMQGPFSTQMNMEIIKKYKIDILVSKDSGDYGGTIQKLEAAKKMNVFVVMIQRPKLNYPHVFDHIDYIIDKVRKIYE, from the coding sequence ATGATCATGATTCTTAGTGGTACCCAAGATGGAAGAGAGATTGTAGATCAATTGCAAAATTTAGGATATCCACTTTTAGTTACCACGGCGACTGCTTATGGAGCAGAACTTATTCCCAAGAACAACACATCCACAGTAATTCACAAAAAACTTTCCAAAGAGGAAATGGAAGAGATCATCATCAATAAGAATGTAAAAATTCTTATTGATGCTACTCATCCTTATGCAGTAGAAGTCTCACAAAATGCAATAGATGTTTGTAAAAAAATGAATATATGCTACCTTCGATTTCAAAGAAAAGAAAGTCTTTTGTTTCAATATGAAGAGATCATTGATTATGTTTCTGATTATGAAGAAGCAGCAGATAAATTAAATACTTTAAATGGAAATATTCTTCTTACTACTGGAAGCAAAACACTAGAAGTTTTTACAAAAAAGATAGATATAGATAGACTTTTTCCAAGAGTATTACCTGTAAGCAACGTAATTCAAAAATGTGAAGATTTAAATATAAAACCTTCTCATATTATTGCTATGCAAGGACCTTTTTCTACCCAAATGAATATGGAAATTATAAAAAAATATAAAATTGATATTTTAGTATCTAAAGATAGTGGCGATTATGGAGGAACAATACAAAAGTTAGAAGCAGCTAAGAAAATGAATGTTTTTGTAGTAATGATTCAAAGACCAAAGCTTAATTATCCTCATGTTTTTGATCATATAGACTATATTATAGATAAAGTGAGAAAAATTTATGAATAA
- a CDS encoding SEC-C metal-binding domain-containing protein, with protein MSLYEEWKAVAYEHESKESFNKFWNQYAITEKRIYADVLENYKENVEGVVKDLIEKYETTGPYFMGFLDGINESLKKPLEIEEINEDTSIHLEIDFEKLYYNMLEAKADYLYTLSQWDVILDEEKRKEITKEHRTAKTVVKGDKVGRNDPCPCGSGKKYKKCCGK; from the coding sequence ATGAGCTTATATGAAGAATGGAAGGCAGTTGCCTATGAACACGAAAGTAAAGAAAGTTTTAATAAATTTTGGAATCAATATGCTATTACAGAAAAAAGAATTTATGCAGATGTTTTAGAAAATTATAAAGAAAATGTAGAAGGTGTTGTAAAAGATCTTATAGAAAAATATGAAACTACAGGACCGTATTTTATGGGATTTTTAGATGGAATCAATGAAAGTTTAAAAAAACCATTAGAAATAGAAGAAATTAATGAAGATACTTCAATCCATCTTGAAATTGATTTTGAAAAACTTTATTATAATATGTTAGAAGCAAAAGCTGATTATCTTTATACATTATCACAGTGGGATGTTATTTTAGATGAAGAAAAAAGAAAAGAAATTACAAAAGAGCACAGAACTGCTAAAACTGTAGTAAAAGGAGATAAGGTTGGAAGAAATGATCCTTGTCCTTGTGGAAGCGGAAAAAAATACAAAAAATGTTGTGGTAAATAG
- the cobA gene encoding uroporphyrinogen-III C-methyltransferase, with protein MNKGKVFLIGAGPGDYKLITIKGLECIQKADVVLYDRLASPRLLSFAKENAEMIYVGKAPNNHAYTQDEINELILQKALEGKVVARLKGGDPYVFGRGGEEAKVLKDHGVHFEIVPGITSSIAVPSYAGIPVTHRNVSSSFHVITGNEDPTKEENVIDYEALAKVEGTLIFLMGIKNLDKICSSLIKFGQDPNRPVAVIMRGTTANQKMAKGTLSNIYQMIKENNIQNPSIIIVGEVVNLSETLNWFENKPLFGKKILVTRTRTQASVLSEQLEDLGANAIEFPTIQIEKPKDYTKIDEAIKQIQKYKWIIFTSVNGVHAFFERLKELKLDVRSLYGAKLVAIGTATQKVLEDKGLLVEYVPEVFRAEAIVEGLKDKINKGDHILLPRADIARTILIEELEKMHAIVDHIDIYHTTIPNSDREKLVHILQEGIDFITFTSSSTAKNFIAILGEENKELLKDIKIAVIGPITAQTVKDIGMNVDISADEFTIDGLVNSILKWNE; from the coding sequence ATGAATAAAGGAAAGGTTTTTTTAATTGGAGCAGGTCCTGGAGATTACAAACTCATTACTATAAAAGGGTTAGAGTGTATTCAAAAGGCAGATGTAGTACTTTATGATCGATTAGCAAGTCCTAGACTTTTATCTTTTGCAAAAGAAAATGCAGAAATGATTTATGTAGGAAAAGCTCCTAATAATCATGCCTATACTCAAGATGAAATCAATGAATTGATTTTACAAAAAGCTTTAGAAGGAAAAGTTGTTGCAAGGCTTAAAGGGGGAGACCCTTATGTGTTTGGAAGAGGTGGAGAAGAAGCAAAGGTTCTAAAAGATCATGGGGTACATTTTGAAATTGTACCAGGCATTACATCTTCTATAGCTGTTCCTTCTTATGCTGGAATTCCAGTAACTCACAGAAATGTAAGCTCTTCCTTTCATGTGATTACAGGAAATGAAGATCCTACAAAAGAAGAAAATGTAATTGATTATGAAGCATTGGCAAAGGTAGAGGGTACACTTATTTTTTTAATGGGGATTAAAAATTTAGATAAGATTTGTAGTAGTCTTATAAAATTTGGACAAGATCCAAATAGACCTGTAGCAGTAATTATGAGAGGAACTACTGCAAATCAGAAAATGGCAAAAGGCACATTATCCAATATATACCAAATGATAAAAGAAAATAACATTCAAAATCCATCTATTATTATTGTAGGAGAAGTAGTAAATTTATCTGAAACTCTAAATTGGTTTGAAAATAAACCTCTATTTGGGAAAAAAATATTAGTTACAAGAACGAGAACGCAAGCAAGTGTTTTATCTGAACAATTAGAGGATTTAGGAGCAAATGCCATAGAGTTTCCTACCATTCAAATTGAAAAACCTAAAGATTATACAAAAATTGATGAGGCCATCAAACAAATACAAAAATATAAATGGATTATATTTACTAGTGTCAATGGAGTACATGCTTTCTTTGAAAGATTAAAAGAACTAAAATTAGATGTGAGAAGTCTTTATGGCGCTAAGCTGGTTGCTATAGGAACGGCTACTCAAAAAGTTTTAGAAGATAAAGGGCTACTAGTAGAATATGTACCAGAGGTTTTTCGTGCAGAAGCTATTGTAGAAGGATTAAAAGATAAAATTAATAAAGGAGATCATATTCTTCTACCTAGAGCGGATATTGCAAGAACGATTCTTATTGAAGAATTAGAAAAAATGCATGCAATTGTAGATCATATAGATATTTATCATACAACTATTCCAAATTCTGATAGAGAAAAATTAGTCCATATATTACAAGAAGGAATAGATTTTATTACTTTTACGAGTTCTTCTACAGCTAAAAATTTTATAGCGATTTTAGGAGAAGAAAATAAAGAATTATTAAAAGATATAAAAATTGCAGTGATTGGACCTATTACAGCACAAACTGTAAAAGATATTGGAATGAATGTAGATATCAGTGCAGATGAATTTACCATTGATGGACTTGTAAATTCCATTTTAAAATGGAATGAATAG
- the hemC gene encoding hydroxymethylbilane synthase — translation MKKRIVIGSRASDLALKQTYWIVECLKEKFPDLEYEVVKIKTMGDKILDQTLNKIGGKGLFVKEIEAALIENKIDLAVHSMKDVPNQMIDELIIGAVTDREDPRDVLISKNHIQLDQLKQGARIGTSSLRRAAQILAYRPDLVIEPIRGNIKTRIEKMETMKLDGIILAAAGIIRMGWEDKITEYISTEISTPAVGQGTLAIQIRKDDQWIQSIVKALNNKEVQMSISAERSFMKKLNGGCHVPMGAYAKVDGEKIHMTTVVASEDGKKIIKLENSCRKWDAEQLGVQMAQETLKMGGQDILKNL, via the coding sequence ATGAAAAAAAGGATTGTGATTGGTTCTAGAGCAAGTGATCTAGCTTTAAAGCAAACGTATTGGATTGTAGAATGCCTCAAAGAAAAATTTCCTGATCTTGAATATGAAGTAGTCAAAATTAAAACAATGGGAGACAAAATTTTAGATCAAACATTAAATAAAATTGGAGGCAAAGGACTTTTTGTAAAAGAAATTGAAGCCGCACTTATTGAAAACAAAATAGATTTAGCAGTACACAGTATGAAGGATGTTCCCAATCAAATGATTGATGAATTGATTATTGGTGCTGTTACAGACAGAGAAGATCCAAGAGATGTACTTATTAGTAAAAATCATATTCAATTAGATCAATTAAAACAAGGAGCAAGAATTGGTACAAGTAGTTTAAGAAGAGCAGCTCAAATTCTTGCTTATAGACCAGATCTTGTTATTGAACCTATTAGAGGAAATATTAAAACAAGAATAGAAAAAATGGAAACTATGAAGCTAGATGGAATTATTTTAGCTGCTGCAGGAATTATTCGAATGGGATGGGAAGATAAAATTACAGAATATATTTCTACAGAAATTTCTACTCCTGCTGTAGGACAAGGAACATTAGCTATCCAAATCAGGAAAGATGATCAATGGATTCAATCTATTGTAAAAGCATTAAACAACAAAGAAGTTCAAATGAGCATATCTGCAGAAAGAAGTTTTATGAAAAAGTTAAATGGTGGTTGCCATGTACCTATGGGAGCTTATGCAAAAGTAGATGGAGAAAAAATTCATATGACTACTGTAGTGGCAAGTGAAGATGGGAAAAAGATAATAAAACTTGAAAATTCTTGCAGAAAATGGGATGCAGAGCAATTGGGAGTCCAAATGGCACAAGAAACATTAAAAATGGGTGGTCAAGATATATTAAAAAATTTGTAG
- the hemA gene encoding glutamyl-tRNA reductase: MEIVVVGVNHKDAPVEIREKVSFSKSDLERAYEYLGENPYIEEVVILSTCNRSEITAFVKNENKGIEVLKNFYKDFFSLEDMIDDYFFVKNSNEAVKHVFQLAAGLESLILGEDQILGQVRNAHEYALEIGKTGKVLNKLYREVITTAKRIKRETAISQNSLSISSIAVKFIEEIFKDLREKKVLVIGVGTMSRIAIENLIDKGVKEIHVTNRTVGHVMDLSERYKEIQVVEFSKRYEWIPKVDIIISSTSAPHYVLRKDEFIKYHGGEKLCMVDIAIPRDIDPKIGQEEGVSLYELDALKRVSLENMESRLEAAKDAMKMIIEECIQFENWYNCLSVFPVIEELQEHSTEILETEIESLMDRLEDASQKDKELIQIVMKSLTKKLLKRPILNLKRAGEDRKGILYAQIASELFGVNIYSCKKDRRQKNA, translated from the coding sequence ATGGAGATCGTAGTAGTAGGTGTAAATCATAAAGATGCACCGGTTGAGATTCGGGAAAAAGTATCTTTTAGTAAAAGTGATTTAGAAAGAGCATATGAATATTTAGGAGAAAACCCTTACATTGAAGAAGTTGTCATATTATCTACTTGCAATAGAAGTGAGATTACAGCTTTTGTGAAAAATGAAAATAAAGGAATAGAAGTTCTTAAAAATTTTTATAAAGATTTTTTTTCATTAGAAGATATGATAGATGATTATTTCTTTGTAAAAAATTCTAATGAAGCTGTCAAACATGTATTTCAACTAGCTGCAGGCCTTGAATCTTTAATTTTAGGAGAAGATCAGATATTAGGACAAGTAAGAAATGCCCATGAGTATGCTTTAGAAATAGGAAAAACAGGGAAAGTTTTAAATAAACTTTATAGAGAAGTCATTACAACTGCAAAAAGAATCAAAAGAGAAACTGCTATTTCTCAAAACTCATTATCTATTAGCTCTATAGCAGTAAAATTTATTGAAGAAATATTTAAGGATTTAAGAGAAAAAAAAGTTTTAGTCATTGGTGTTGGAACAATGAGTCGTATTGCTATAGAAAATTTAATTGATAAGGGCGTTAAAGAAATACATGTTACCAATCGAACAGTAGGACATGTGATGGATTTGTCAGAAAGATATAAAGAAATTCAGGTAGTAGAGTTTTCTAAAAGATATGAATGGATTCCAAAAGTAGATATTATTATAAGCTCTACAAGTGCACCACATTATGTGTTAAGGAAAGATGAGTTTATAAAATATCATGGGGGAGAAAAATTATGCATGGTGGATATTGCCATACCTAGAGATATTGATCCTAAAATTGGACAAGAAGAAGGGGTATCTTTATATGAATTAGATGCATTAAAAAGAGTGTCTCTTGAAAATATGGAATCAAGATTAGAAGCAGCAAAAGATGCTATGAAAATGATTATTGAAGAATGTATTCAATTTGAGAATTGGTACAATTGTCTTTCGGTATTTCCTGTCATAGAAGAGCTTCAAGAGCATAGTACGGAAATCTTAGAAACAGAGATTGAAAGTTTAATGGACAGACTTGAAGATGCTTCACAAAAGGATAAAGAATTAATTCAAATTGTTATGAAAAGTTTGACTAAAAAATTGTTAAAAAGGCCAATTCTTAATTTAAAAAGAGCTGGAGAAGATCGAAAAGGAATTTTATATGCTCAAATTGCAAGTGAATTATTTGGAGTGAATATATATAGCTGTAAAAAAGATAGGAGGCAAAAAAATGCATAA
- a CDS encoding pyridoxal phosphate-dependent aminotransferase, which yields MKNFSKRIMTMEASPIRKLTPYAEAAKSNGKKIYHLNIGQPDIVTPEGFMKAIKNFDEKILAYSFSQGMPKLISAMIEYYKKYNLFFEEDEMLITNGGSEALSFALQAVADPLDEVIVPEPFYSNYAGFSTIAGIKTIPLITKAEDGFHLPPKGEIEKLITSRTKAILLSNPGNPTGVVYTKEEVRLLADVAKEHGLFIISDEVYREFVYDGLEFTSFCDMKDIEKQVILVDSVSKRFSACGARIGAVLSKNKELIAQILKLCQGRLCCPTLEQIGATELYHVEENYFDKVLCEYQKRRDAVYEGLMKIPGVFCQKPKGAFYVIAKLPVQDAEEFVIWLLKDFDLNNETVMFAPAQGFYTTKGMGKDEVRIAHILKEEDLRRAMEILKVALEKYPNKKTISLD from the coding sequence ATGAAAAATTTTTCTAAAAGAATCATGACTATGGAAGCATCTCCTATTCGAAAGTTAACTCCTTATGCTGAAGCAGCCAAATCGAATGGGAAAAAAATCTATCATTTAAATATTGGACAACCAGATATTGTTACCCCTGAAGGATTTATGAAAGCCATTAAAAATTTTGATGAAAAAATACTAGCTTATTCTTTTTCTCAAGGAATGCCAAAATTAATTTCTGCCATGATAGAGTATTATAAAAAATATAATTTATTTTTTGAAGAAGATGAAATGTTAATTACAAACGGAGGAAGTGAAGCTTTATCCTTTGCTCTTCAAGCTGTAGCTGACCCTTTAGATGAAGTAATTGTACCTGAACCTTTTTATTCTAATTATGCAGGCTTTTCTACTATTGCAGGAATCAAAACCATTCCTCTTATTACAAAAGCCGAAGATGGTTTTCATCTTCCACCTAAAGGAGAAATTGAAAAATTAATTACTTCTCGTACAAAAGCTATTCTTCTTTCTAACCCAGGAAATCCTACTGGAGTAGTTTATACAAAAGAAGAAGTTAGACTTTTAGCAGATGTAGCAAAAGAACATGGTCTTTTTATTATTTCGGATGAAGTATATAGGGAATTTGTTTATGACGGCTTAGAATTTACAAGCTTTTGTGATATGAAAGATATTGAGAAGCAAGTCATTTTAGTAGATAGTGTATCTAAAAGATTTAGTGCTTGTGGTGCAAGAATTGGTGCTGTTTTAAGTAAAAATAAAGAATTAATTGCACAAATTTTAAAGCTATGTCAAGGAAGACTTTGTTGTCCTACCCTTGAACAAATAGGAGCTACAGAGCTTTATCATGTAGAAGAAAATTACTTTGATAAGGTTTTATGTGAATACCAAAAAAGAAGAGATGCAGTTTATGAAGGTCTTATGAAGATTCCAGGAGTTTTTTGTCAAAAACCAAAAGGAGCTTTTTATGTAATAGCCAAACTACCTGTACAAGATGCTGAAGAGTTTGTAATATGGCTTTTAAAGGACTTTGACTTGAATAATGAAACAGTTATGTTCGCTCCTGCTCAAGGTTTTTATACCACTAAAGGTATGGGAAAAGACGAAGTAAGAATTGCACATATTCTAAAAGAAGAAGATTTAAGAAGAGCTATGGAAATTTTAAAAGTAGCCCTTGAAAAATATCCAAACAAAAAGACTATTTCCTTGGATTAA